The window AGAATGGTCCAAGGGATAGCGCTCGGCGGAGAGTACGGCGGCGCGGTGACGTACGCGCTCGAGTACGCGCCCAGTGGCAGAAGGGCGTTCTACGTCGGCTTCATCTCGGCGACTCCCCCGCTTGGGCTCGGCCTCTCGTCCCTAACTGTAGTCCTCTCCTCAATGCTCCTCACGGCTCAAGAATTCGCCGCATGGGGCTGGAGAGTCCCCTTCCTGCTGGCCCTGGCGCTGACCGCCTTAGGCGCCTATCTGCGCCTTAAGCTCGCCGAGACTCCGCTGTTCGGGGCGCTGAAGGAAAAAGGCGCCGTGTCCAAGATACCCATAGTCGAGGCGTTCGCCAAGTATTGGAAGTGGATCCTTGTGGGCATAGCCGTAGCGGCCGGACACGCAGTCCTCGCCTACACCTCCACGGCCTATATATTCACGTTCCTGACCCAAGTGGCTCGGTGGACCTCTGTCGAGGCCAATATCATAGTCGGCACAGCCGCCGTTCTGCAACTGCCCCTCTACATCTTCGCGGCGTGGCTCGGCGATAGGTTGGGCAGAAGGCTCATATACGTAATAGGGCTCGTCATAGGCATAGCGACCTACTACCCCATATACCTCTTCCTCTCGTCGTTGAGGGACCTCGCCGCGGCTGTCTTGGCCGTCTTCGTGTTGATAGGGGCCACGGCCTTCACCTTCAGCATATTGGGCACGGCGTTGGCCGAGCTCTTCCCCACGAGGGTGAGGTACACCGGGATGTCCATAGCGTTTAACATAGGCATAGGCTTCTTCGGCGGATTCACCCCGTCCATAGTAGGGGCCATAGGCCTAGCCCTACACAACCCCCTAGCGGGCGTCGCGTTGTACACCTACGTGGTGGCGATCGTCGCACTCGCCGTAGCCATACTCGCTCTGCCGGAGACCAAGAACGTCGACATATCGGCCTAGCGGCGTCGCGCGTCTTGCTCATGTAGCCGCGTTTTCTGGCCTCGTTGCGCTGGCCCTAACGGCTCGTCTGGCCGGCCGACGGCGTCCGCACTTGATCTAGTTTATTAACTGGCGACTTCTATTTTCCGGTGATGCGGTGTGCCGCCTCCGAGCGGTGAGGTAATTCCTGTCGGGGCTGATGCCTATTTATTGAGGAGGCGCAACATCTCCGTGAAGCGGCCTTTGAGGTTCTACGACATAGCGGCCGGGAAGACGTTCGTCACGGACCAGTACGAGGTTGTGGAGATCAAGTCGTCCAGAGGCGCGGTCCGCCTCGCCGTGGCCAAATCGCCCTATACCGGAAACGAGTGTTACAGCTTCGCCCCAAAGAGGCCCGAGATAAGATCGGCCACGTTGAACGGCTACCTATAGCTGTATATCTCCGACTCCTTGAACCAATAGGCTATCTCCCGCCTCGCCTCCTCGGGGCTGTCGCTTGCGTGTACGAGGTTGCGGATAGACCGCCTCTCCCTATTGGCCAGGTCGGGGCTGTCCGTGGAGAAATCGCCCCTGATAGTCCCCGGCTCGGCCTTGTAGGGCAGGGTATTGCCCACGAGCTTCCTCACCACGCTCACGGCGTGGTTCCCCTCGACCACCATGAGGAGGATAGGCGACTCGGTCATGTAGTCCACCAGCCACCCCTTCACCATCTTGCCTATCTCCACGGGGTCGTCCGTGCCCAGCTCGGCCTTGGGATCGATCCCCATCTCTCTATAGCTGTTGAGCGTCTTGTTCCCCACGCTTCTGAGCCAAGCCTCGTCGCTGGGGTAGAAACCCGCCATCTGTTCGCGGGAGGCCCACACCATCTTGGCGGCGACTATCCTAAGCCCCGCCCTCTCGAGGCGGGATATTATCTCCCCTATAAGCCCCCTCTTGACGGCGTCCGGCTTAACTATGACCAACGTCCTCTCGATCATGGCCGGAGGAAAACCGGCCTTTTTAAAGGTCGGCTCTCTACCGCCCGGGGCCGGACTTACCGGGGCCGGAGTTTGCTCAAATAGCTCCTATGCGCCCAACTACAGGCGAGGTGCGCGACGGCTTACAATACCTCTATCTCTTGGCCTTCCCTATATACGGCCTTGCGCTCGACGACGTAGGTGAACGCGCTGGCCGAGCCAGCGATGCCGCCGATAAGCCCGCCGAGGGACCCCCACAAGGTGAGATCCACGCCTTTGGCGGCCGAGATCCCCATGCCTATCGCCGTGCCCAAAACGACGGAGCCCGTCAAGATCGTGATTGCGGCCGCCAGCGACGCCGCTCTCCCCCTCCGAGATATGGGATACTCCATGTAGACTACGTTGCCCTCGGCGGCGTCGACCACCGCGTTGTACTCCTTCCCTCTGTATATGTACTTCAGTTTCCAGAAGGGGTAGTAGACTATTCCCTCGAACGTTGTCTTGTCGCTTATGGGCTTCTTAAACGCCGCGGCGTAGCTCCGGGCCTCTTTCTCGTAGGGCTTTGAGGCTGCGGCCCAAGCCGTCTCGGGATCTAGCTGGGGCTGGTGGAATACGGCGGTTCTCTCCAGCGAAGGCTTAAAGGGAATTCTCCACCGCGCCGGAAATCTGTAATTCCTCGGGACGTAAAACGGCGGCCTCTCCACCGCAAGCGCAGTCGCGTACGTGGCCAGCTCCTTCAGAGGCTCAAAATAGACATAGTAGAGATAGAGCGGAAGGAAGTGGAGCTCCGCATCGGCCGGCGAGGACGTGCCTAGATCCCGCGGCGAGGCCCAGGGGCGGAAACCGAAGACTCTGTTGAAGGCCGCTGTCTTGTCGAGGCGCGGCTCGAAAAGGTAGACGGACTCGAAGATCTTCCCCTCCCTCAAGACAGTGCCGCAGTAGGGGCAGACCAGATACTGCGCGCCTTCCGGCGCCTCGTACTCGGCCCCGCAGTAGGGACAACGGACCTTCATTTCTTGACCTTGATGGACGCAACCACGTTTTTGCCGATAGCCGCCGATATCCCCGCGCCGAAAAACAGAAAGACCGCTCCGACCAATGGGCTCTGCGGGAGCGCGATCCCGCCTATGCCTGCCAAGATGCCGCTGGCCAGGACAGAGCCTATTATGGAGCGAAGCCTGCCGGATACCGTGATCGGCTCGAGGGCCGCGAGGAGCTCGCCGTCCCAGCCAGCGAAGGCCATGTGGTATTGGGCCTCGTCGACCGTGTAGGGGACGAGCCAAGCCGGGAGGTACGTCAGAGGCGAGAGGTCGA of the Thermoproteus uzoniensis 768-20 genome contains:
- a CDS encoding MFS transporter; this translates as MSLRFVVAASTVGTLIEWYDFFAYASLSPIIASLFFPKGNPAAAIIGTWLVFATGFVVRPIGALVFGHLGDRIGRKSTFLATLILMGLSTTGIGLLPTYAQAGLAATALLAALRMVQGIALGGEYGGAVTYALEYAPSGRRAFYVGFISATPPLGLGLSSLTVVLSSMLLTAQEFAAWGWRVPFLLALALTALGAYLRLKLAETPLFGALKEKGAVSKIPIVEAFAKYWKWILVGIAVAAGHAVLAYTSTAYIFTFLTQVARWTSVEANIIVGTAAVLQLPLYIFAAWLGDRLGRRLIYVIGLVIGIATYYPIYLFLSSLRDLAAAVLAVFVLIGATAFTFSILGTALAELFPTRVRYTGMSIAFNIGIGFFGGFTPSIVGAIGLALHNPLAGVALYTYVVAIVALAVAILALPETKNVDISA
- a CDS encoding TFIIB-type zinc ribbon-containing protein, with amino-acid sequence MKVRCPYCGAEYEAPEGAQYLVCPYCGTVLREGKIFESVYLFEPRLDKTAAFNRVFGFRPWASPRDLGTSSPADAELHFLPLYLYYVYFEPLKELATYATALAVERPPFYVPRNYRFPARWRIPFKPSLERTAVFHQPQLDPETAWAAASKPYEKEARSYAAAFKKPISDKTTFEGIVYYPFWKLKYIYRGKEYNAVVDAAEGNVVYMEYPISRRGRAASLAAAITILTGSVVLGTAIGMGISAAKGVDLTLWGSLGGLIGGIAGSASAFTYVVERKAVYREGQEIEVL
- a CDS encoding nucleoside-diphosphate kinase, whose product is MIERTLVIVKPDAVKRGLIGEIISRLERAGLRIVAAKMVWASREQMAGFYPSDEAWLRSVGNKTLNSYREMGIDPKAELGTDDPVEIGKMVKGWLVDYMTESPILLMVVEGNHAVSVVRKLVGNTLPYKAEPGTIRGDFSTDSPDLANRERRSIRNLVHASDSPEEARREIAYWFKESEIYSYR